One segment of Kwoniella newhampshirensis strain CBS 13917 chromosome 10 map unlocalized Ctg14, whole genome shotgun sequence DNA contains the following:
- a CDS encoding AP-2 complex subunit sigma, translated as MIKFILVQNRQGKTRLSKWYHPYDDDEKVRLRGEVHRLIAPRDQKYQSNFVEFRNDKIVYRRYAGLFFCVCVDSNDNELAYLEAIHLFVEVLDAFFQNVCELDLVFSFYKVYAILDEVFLAGEIEETSKQVVLDRLDYLEKLE; from the exons ATGATCAAGTTCATTCTCGTACAA AATCGGCAAGGAAAAACGAGATTGTCGAAATGGTATCACCCTtacgatgacgatgagaag GTCAGATTACGAGGTGAAGTCCACCGACTGATCGCCCCTCGAGATCAAAAATATCAATCCAACTTTGTCGAG TTCCGAAACGACAAGATCGTCTACCGTCGTTATGCTGGTCTTTTCTTCTGTGTCTGTGTCGATTCGAACGATAATGAACTGGCGTATCTCGAGGCCATTCATCTCTTCGTGGAAGTGCTAG ATGCTTTCTTCCAGAACGTTTGCGAGCTCGACTTGGTTTTCTCATTTTACAAA GTCTACGCCATTCTCGACGAGGTGTTCTTGGCTGGAGAAATAGAGGAGACGAGCAAGCAGGTAGTCCTGGACAGACTGGATTATTTGGAGAAATTGGAGTAG
- a CDS encoding DNA replication licensing factor MCM7 — MAAVASTNVGVLPVASIQINYDEELEKIEEFLTTYVPQARPNRRTLPADDDEEAEDEDDEEEDEDLADGLSELDMRGGGREREKAKYMKALRRVANRQTAEVVVDLADLRKFSNDQTLLHNITRNTRRYIQLFCEVIDKIMPEPDHELDFTSDVLDLIMQQRREMNEQIAAGERGDDGGMFPPELMRRYNIYFRPPRNNEVLAVRAVRGAHLGKLITVRGIVTRVSEVKPLLLVNAYTCDSCGNEIFQEIAQKAFTPLTVCPSKECQQNQTTGQLHMQTRASRFRPFQEVKIQEMADQVPVGHIPRSMTVHLYGTLARSVNPGDVVHVGGIFLPTPYTGFRAIRAGLLQDTFLEAMHVHQLKKQYHAMELTPEIEESVEEMKEDANLYSRLANSIAPEIYGHEDVKKALLLLLVGGVTKTVGDGMKIRGDINICLMGDPGVAKSQLLKYITKVAPRGVYTTGRGSSGVGLTAAVMRDPVTDEMVLEGGALVLADNGICCIDEFDKMDESDRTAIHEVMEQQTISISKAGITTTLNARTSILAAANPLYGRYNPKVSPVENINLPAALLSRFDVIFLILDTPAREDDERLAQHVTYVHMHNTHPQLDFEPIEPTLMRHYIAACRRVRPIVPPQMSEYIVSSYVQMRKQQKEDEAEDKSYSYVSARTLLAVLRLSQALARLRMDNVVGQGDVDEALRLMDVSKASLYEHAANRGHGEDQTDTSKIFRIIKDMAQRSARDIEEYEDDEEEMEELGMVDVRNRVLAKGFTETQLMDTILEYENMGVLVRTANATRLRFVAPDEY, encoded by the exons ATGGCCGCTGTCGCTAGCACCAACGTCGGTGTGCTGCCCGTCGCGAGTATTCAG ATTAACTATGACGAAGAACTTG AAAAGATCGAAGAATTCCTAACCACCTACGTGCCGCAAGCACGACCGAACCGTCGCACTCTTCCcgcagatgatgatgaagaggcagaagatgaggatgatgaagaggaagatgaagatctggCGGACGGTCTGTCAGAATTGGATATGCGGGGCGGGGggcgggagagggagaaggcaAAGTATATGAAGGCGTTGAGAAGGGTTGCGAATAGACAGACGGCCGAGGTCGTCGTGGATCTGGCGGATTtgagaaag TTCAGCAACGATCAAACGCTCCTTCACAACATCACTCGAAACACACGACGATACATTCAGCTGTTCTGCGAGGTGATTGACAAGATCATGCCAGAGCCGGATCACGAGCTGGATTTCACTTCCGATGTCCTGGACCTCATTATGCAGcagcgaagagagatgaaTGAGCAGATTGCAGCAGGAGAGCGCGGAGATGATGGCGGGATGTTCCCTCCTGAGCTCATGAGAAGATA CAACATCTACTTCCGCCCGCCACGAAATAACGAGGTTCTGGCTGTTCGAGCTGTCCGGGGCGCCCATCTCGGTAAACTCATCACTGTACGAGGAATCGTCACCCGTGTCTCTGAGGTTAAgcctcttctgcttgtcAACGCCTACACTTGCGACTCATGTGGTAACGAGATCTTCCAAGAGATCGCTCAGAAGGCTTTCACACCCCTCACAGTCTGTCCCAGCAAGGAATGCCAGCAGAACCAAACTACCGGTCAGCTTCACATGCAGACTCGGGCGAGTCGATTCCGACCTTTCCAGGAGGTCAAGATCCAGGAGATGGCCGATCAAGTCCCCGTCGGACATATCCCTCGATCCATGACGGTCCACCTCTACGGTACGCTTGCAAGATCAGTGAACCCAGGAGATGTAGTCCACGTTGGAGGTATCTTCCTTCCTACACCGTACACCGGTTTCCGAGCGATCCGAGCAGGTCTCCTGCAAGATACCTTCCTTGAAGCGATGCATGTCCACCAGCTCAAGAAGCAATATCACGCAATGGAGCTAACCCccgagatcgaggagtCCGTCGAAGAAATGAAGGAGGATGCCAACCTCTATTCGAGATTGGCAAACTCGATCGCACCTGAGATCTACGGCCACGAGGATGTCAAAAAAGCACTTCTGCTCTTGTTGGTCGGAGGCGTCACAAAGACTGTCGGCGACGGAATGAAGATCCGAGGTGATATCAACATTTGTTTGATGGGTGACCCCGGTGTGGCTAAATCTCAATTGCTCAAGTACATTACAAAGGTTGCCCCACGAGGAGTGTACACTACTGGTCGAGGTTCTTCTGGCGTCGGTCTGACAGCTGCCGTTATGAGAGATCCCGTCACCGACGAGATGGTGTTGG AGGGTGGTGCTTTGGTGCTCGCCGACAACGGTATCTGCTGTATCGATGAATtcgacaagatggacgaatCTGATCGAACAGCAATCCACGAGGTGATGGAACAGCAGACCATTTCTATCTCCAAGGCTGGTATCACCACAACTCTCAACGCGCGAACTTCGATCCTCGCTGCTGCCAATCCTCTTTACGGTCGATACAACCCCAAAGTCTCACCTGTCGAAAACATCAACCTGCCCGCcgctcttctttctcgattcgacgtcatcttcctcattctAGACACACCTGCTcgagaggacgacgagagacTCGCTCAACACGTCACCTATGTTCACATGCACAACACCCATCCTCAATTAGACTTTGAACCCATTGAACCCACGCTTATGCGACATTACATTGCTGCCTGTCGACGCGTTCGACCGATTGTTCCTCCCCAAATGTCCGAATACATCGTCTCAAGCTATGTCCAAATGCGAAAACAacagaaggaagatgaagcagaagacAAGTCCTACTCATACGTCTCTGCTCGTACTCTGCTAGCGGTCTTACGTCTCTCCCAAGCTCTGGCGAGACTGCGAATGGACAATGTGGTAGGACAAGGGGATGTCGATGAAGCCCTGAGATTGATGGATGTCTCGAAAGCGAGTCTGTATGAACATGCCGCGAACAGAGGACACGGCGAGGATCAGACGGACACTTCGAAGATCTTCAGAATCATCAAAGACATGGCACAGAGATCCGCGagagatatcgaagaatatgaagatgacgaggaggagatggaggaattGGGTATGGTCGATGTCAGAAATAGGGTCTTGGCGAAAGGGTTCACAGAAACTCAATTAATGGATACCATtcttgag TATGAGAATATGGGTGTTTTGGTCAGGACAGCAAACGCTACGAGATTACGATTCGTGGCTCCAGACGAATACtag